The genomic DNA AACTGGACCTGCACTCGATCGAACAACCGATCCGTGCAGGACAGTGGGAAGACATGGCTCTGTTAGCTGCTTCTTCTCCAGTTCCCATCGCCCTCGACGAAGAACTCATTGGCTACAACACACCGGAAAAGAAGAAAGAATTGCTTTCCTTCATTAATCCGCAATATATCATCTTGAAACCGTCTCTTCACGGAGGCCTATATGGTTGTAGCGAATGGATCAAGGAAGCTCAGGATCGGCAGATCGGCTGGTGGATCACTTCTGCATTGGAATCGAATGTCGGCCTGAACGCCATCGCTCAATGGTGCGCAACTTTCGACAATCCGCTTCCGCAAGGGTTAGGAACAGGTGGCCTCTTCACCAACAACATTGACTTGCCGTTGTCAATTAACAACGGACAATTAATAATTGACAATGGACAACAAACAATTGATAAGTAAGAAACATCCCGATAATTGTCAATTGTCAACAGTCAATTGCCAATTATCCGAATTCATTTCCGATTGGAAGTCTGCCTCTCCTTACTTGGAAGTACAAACTTCCGGTTCGACCGGTACACCCAAACGAATCATGGTCCGCAAGGAACAGATGGTAAATAGTGCCCGCCTCACCTGCGATTATTTAGGGTTGCGGCAGGGGGATAAAGCCCTCCTTTGTATGCCACTCCGATACATTGCCGGAAAGATGATGGTCGTACGGTCACTCGTGGCAGGGTTAGATTTGGTCATACGTGAACCTTCCGGGCATCCGATGGCAGACATCGACATGCCACTCCGATTCGCAGCCATGATTCCGTTACAAGTATACAATACGCTACAGATTCCGGAAGAACGAGAGCGCCTCTGCCAAATCGATATCCTAATCATCGGTGGCGGCTCTATCGACCATGAACTGGAAGCACGGATACAAGAATTGCCTATCTGCGTTTACTCCACCTACGGAATGACAGAAACACTTTCGCATATCGCCCTCCGACGGTTGAACGGACCGGATGCATCTCCTTATTACACGCCTTTCCCGTCTGTCAAGCTATCACTCTCGACTGACGACACACTGATAATAGACGCTCCACTCGTCACCGACGAAACACTTGTCACTAACGATGTCGCCGAACTGCTCCCAGACGGCCGTTTCCGCATCTTAGGGAGGAAAGACAACATCATCAACAGCGGAGGCATAAAAATACAAACGGAGATTGTGGAAGAAATCTTGCGCCCCATCATTCCTACCAATTTTGCCATAACATCCGTTCCAGATCCAAAGTTCGGAGAGGCTATGATTTTATTGATCACCACAGGAAATGACCACTTCCCGAGTAAAAAGACAGCCTCTTCCCTTATTGGAGAACAATCTCTCTCATTACCTGAAAACAATCTCTTTTCCGAGCTGGAAGAAATGATATTTGGAATATTACCCAAATACCAACGTCCGAAGCACATTCTCCAGATTGAATCAATTCCTCTTACCGGTAGCGGAAAGATCGATCGGGCGGCATGCCGGAAATTGGCAATGGAAAGATATA from Parabacteroides merdae ATCC 43184 includes the following:
- a CDS encoding AMP-binding protein, giving the protein MDNKQLISKKHPDNCQLSTVNCQLSEFISDWKSASPYLEVQTSGSTGTPKRIMVRKEQMVNSARLTCDYLGLRQGDKALLCMPLRYIAGKMMVVRSLVAGLDLVIREPSGHPMADIDMPLRFAAMIPLQVYNTLQIPEERERLCQIDILIIGGGSIDHELEARIQELPICVYSTYGMTETLSHIALRRLNGPDASPYYTPFPSVKLSLSTDDTLIIDAPLVTDETLVTNDVAELLPDGRFRILGRKDNIINSGGIKIQTEIVEEILRPIIPTNFAITSVPDPKFGEAMILLITTGNDHFPSKKTASSLIGEQSLSLPENNLFSELEEMIFGILPKYQRPKHILQIESIPLTGSGKIDRAACRKLAMERYTG